The following proteins are co-located in the Siansivirga zeaxanthinifaciens CC-SAMT-1 genome:
- a CDS encoding NUDIX hydrolase encodes MSIYHKEYRELQQIKLAVDCIIFGFNNNKLELLLIRRGFEPEIGKWSLIGSFVGKNEDLDNAANRILYDLSGLENIYMEQVKAFGNAKRDPSGHVVSITYSAMVLKSKYCEEKINQHDANWFPIDDLPEMVFDHNDMVDCAISRLRRRVRNFPIAFNLLPQKFTLPQLQSLYEGILNEPIDKRNFRRKVAQMEYLVKLEEKDMSESRKGAYYYRFDEDLYKLKQNFNL; translated from the coding sequence ATGTCAATATATCACAAAGAATATCGGGAATTACAACAAATAAAATTAGCAGTAGACTGTATAATTTTTGGTTTTAATAATAACAAATTAGAATTATTGTTAATACGTCGGGGGTTTGAGCCCGAAATAGGAAAATGGTCTCTTATTGGTAGTTTTGTTGGAAAAAATGAAGATTTAGACAATGCCGCCAATAGAATTCTATATGATTTATCTGGTTTAGAAAATATTTATATGGAACAGGTAAAGGCCTTCGGAAACGCAAAAAGAGATCCGTCTGGACATGTAGTTTCCATTACCTACAGTGCTATGGTTCTAAAATCTAAGTATTGCGAAGAAAAGATTAATCAACACGATGCTAATTGGTTTCCTATTGATGATTTACCAGAAATGGTTTTCGATCATAATGATATGGTAGATTGTGCAATTAGTAGATTAAGACGTAGGGTTAGAAATTTTCCAATTGCTTTTAATTTATTACCCCAAAAATTTACATTACCACAACTACAATCATTGTATGAGGGTATATTAAATGAACCTATCGATAAACGTAATTTTCGTCGCAAAGTAGCGCAGATGGAATATTTGGTTAAGTTAGAAGAAAAAGACATGTCTGAGTCTAGAAAAGGAGCTTATTACTATCGATTCGATGAAGATTTATATAAATTAAAGCAAAATTTTAATTTATGA